TGCCCCCCTGCCCGCCGGCCGCGCGGCGGTCGGCACGCGGACGCTGGCGTGGACCATCACCCTATTGGCCTACTTGCAACTGGTCCTGGGTGCGCACCTCCGACATCTGCCCATCGGGTTCGAATGGCCGGCTTTCCGCGTCGTGCTGTGGTTCCATCTGGTCCTAGCCGGGGCGCTTGTCGCACTGCCGATCATGTTCCTGGTGCGCTGTCATTGGGCTCACCCCGACCGCGTCGCCGTGAGCCGACCGGCAGGGCTGCTTGCGTCGCTGGTGGGCGTGCAAGTCGCCCTCGGATGCGCCACCTGGGTGACGAATTATGGTTTTCCCGCTTGGCTCCAGGGGTGGTCGAGCGCGGCCGGATACACGATCATTTCGGAAAGCATGCTCCAATCGCTCGTGACCACGGCACACGTGGCCGTCGGCTCGCTAATCCTGGCCACGGCCTTGGTCGCGGCGCTGCGGAGCGTGCGTTGGCTGCCCGCGGGCGAGTCGGTCGCCGTGGCGTCGGCGGCCAACGCCCGAGCAACTTCTACGAACGCCCCCCATACCCGCCCGACGGTCATTCTGGCCGGCCGCCCTAACGCGATCGGCTCCTAGCCCCGCCCGCACTACCGCATCCATCTCAGGTCCTGCCCGTATGAACACTTCGACGCTGACCTCCTCGGCCGTGGCCACCGAAGCCGCGGCGCCTGTCCTCGACATCGAATCGCCGCACGCAAGCACATCCTGGGCGCGTGTGGCTGACTATATCGAGCTGACCAAGCCGCGCATCGCGCTGTTGGTGCTGATCACGGTCGCCGTGGGTGCGGCCGTGGCGCAAGGCGGTATGCCGCCGGCCGCCGTATTGTTCAACGTCCTGCTGGGTACGGCGCTCGTCGCTGCCAGCGCCAGCGCGCTCAACCAATGGATCGAACGGGCCAGCGATGCCCGCATGCAGCGCACGGCTGAGCGTCCTTTGCCGGCCGGTCGGTTGGCCGAGCGCGATGTGATCCGCTTCGCCGTGATCACGGCACTGGGCGGCGTGGGCTATCTGACGCTCACGGTCGGACCGCTGACGGCCTTGTTTGGCCTGGCCACCTGGTTCACGTATGCCTGGATCTACACGCCGCTCAAGAGCCGCACCTCGCTGAACACGATGGTCGGCGCGATCGCAGGAGCGTTGCCGATCATCATGGGCTGGACGAGCGTCGGCGCTCCGCTGAACGTCGGTGCATGGACGTTATTTGTGATCGTCTATCTTTGGCAGTTCCCGCACTTCATGGCCATCGCCTGGCTCTATCGGCGCCAATACGAGGCGGCCGGCATGCAAATGCTCACCGTGGTCGACCCCAGCGGACGCGCCGCCGGCCTGCAAGCGGTCGTCGCGGCGTGCGTGTTGTTTCCGGTGAGCCTGCTACCGGCGGCGATGCGGCTGGCGGGCCTGGGCTACCTGGCCGGCAGCGTGGTGCTGGGTCTCGTGTACCTCCTCTTGTCGGTGCGCTTCATGCGCCGGCTCGACGAAGCATCGGCGCGCAGCCTGTTGCGCTTCTCGGTGCTCTACCTGCCGATGTTGATGGGCATGTTGATGGCCGCGCCCCTGGCGTGGAACGCGGAGTGAATGCCCCGGCACCCGCGGTCGAAATCGACGGCGTCTCGCATCGCTACGGCGAGCGGCTGGCGCTCGATCGTGTCAGCCTGCGAATTGCCGCCGGCGAGCTGTTCACGCTTGTCGGCCCCAACGGCGGCGGCAAGTCGACGCTGTTCCGCCTTGCCGCGACGTTGATTGCGCCGCAATCCGGCACGATCCGGATTCAGGGGTTCGACGTGCGCAGCGCCGCGCTCGAGGTGCGCCGCCAGATCGGCGTGGTGTTTCAATCGCCGAGTCTCGACCGGCATCTGACGGTCGACGAAAACCTGCGCCACCAAGGCCGCCTCTACGGCCTGCGCGGCTACACGCTGGCCGATCGCTGCGACGAGCTGCTTGCGCGGCTGGCCCTGGCCGATCGCCGCCACGAACTGACTGGCAAGCTCTCGGGCGGGCTGCGCCGGCGGGTGGAGCTGGCCAAGGGGCTGCTACATCGGCCCACGGTCCTGTTGCTCGACGAGCCCTCGACCGGACTCGATCCGGCGGCACGCGGCGAGCTGTGGCAATACCTGTCCGGCCTGCGCCGCGACGAGGGCGTGACCGTCGTCGCCACGACGCACCTGCTCGAAGAGGCCGAACGCGCCGACCGCGTGGCGATTCTCGACAGCGGCCGACTGGTGGCGCTCGACGCGCCGGGCCGGTTGCGGGCCGAATTGGGTGGCGACTACCTGTCGATCGAGGCCGACCAGCCCGAGCGATTGGCCACGGCCCTGCGCGAGCGGTTCGGCTGGCACGTGCAAACGGTCGATCACCGGCTGCGTATTCAGGTGTCGGACGCGCAGTCGGCCATGACACAGATTCTGGCCGAGTACCGCGGCCAACTGCGTTCGCTCACGCTCGCGCGGCCCACGTTGGAAGACGTCTTCATCGCCCGCACCGGCCGGCGTTTCGAGGCCGACCGCGAGGAGGCGGCATGATGAGCACGCCGGTTGCCAGCCTGCCTGCGACGACCGGGCGCCGGGCGAAGACGCCCGTCTGGCCGGCGATTGCCACACTGGCCGGGCGCGAGCTGCTGCGTTTCGTCCGACAGCGCAGCCGCGTGTTCGGCGCTGTCGCACAACCAGCCCTGTTCTGGGCGTTGTTCGGCGCGGGGCTCGGGCCATCGTTTCGCCTGCCGGGGGTGGCGGCGAACGTTGCGTATGCCGAGTATTTCTTTCCCGGCGTGGTCGTGCTGGTGCTGTTGTTCACGGCCATCTTTACGACCATCTCGATCATCGAGGACCGTCGCGAAGGATTCTTGCAGGGAGTTCTCGTAGCCCCGATTCCGCGCTGGACGATGGTCTTCGGCAAGCTGGCTGGCGGCGCCTTGCTGGCCACGGGCGAGGGCCTGGCGATGCTCTGCCTGGCACCGCTGGCTGGTTTTTCGCCGTCGCTTTTCGCGGTGCTGGGCGCCGTGCTCTTGCTGGCGGTGTTGGCGCTGGCGCTGACCGCGTTGGGCTTCGCGATCGCCTGGCAGATGGAATCGACTCAGGGCTTTCACGCCGTGATGAACTTGTTCTTGATGCCGCTGTGGCTGCTATCGGGCGCCTTCTTTCCCGCGGCCTCGGGTCCGTTGGCCTGGATCGTCCGGCTCAATCCGTTGACCTACGGCGTCGGCGGCTTGCGGCGTTTGCTTTACGATGGCGCCACCGATCGGATCGGCGCCGATGTGCCCGCGCTGGCAACTTGTTGGATCGTTTCGCTCGGGCTGGCCGCGGGACTGTTCGTGTTGGCCTGGTTGGTTGCCGGGCGGCGCACCTCGGGAGATCTCGTATGAATCGGTTTCGCGCGGGCTGCGCACTGGCGGTCATCGTGGCTTGTTTCGCGGCGACGTCCCTGGCCCAAGACGAAGGCGACGGGCGGCCCGCTTTCCCCCAGACCGAGCTCCAGGACCTGGTGGTGACGCCGTTTACGCTCACCGATTCGAGCGGCCAACCGTTCGACAGCCAGTCGCTGGCCGGCAAAGTCTGGATTGCCAGCTTCTTCTACTCGACCTGCCCGGGCCCCTGCCTGAAGTTGAACCAGGCGATCGAGCGGCTGCTGCGCGATCTGGAAGACGTCGACGTGACCTTCGTCAGCATCACGGTCGATCCGGCGACCGATACGCCCGAGCAATTGGCCAAATATCGGCAAAACTTCCGCGCACCGCCGGACCGTTGGCGGTTTCTCACCGGGGCCGAGGCGGAAATCGTGCGCGTGGCGTACGAGATCTTTCGCGTGCCGGCCGACAAGGCGGCGCACAGCGAGAAGCTGATCCTGGTGGACCCGCGAGGCAAGATCCAGGGCTACTACCATGCCCTGACCGACGCCAAGGTTGTGGCCCTCAAGAGTCACGTCAAAAAGCTGCTCGCCGGCGAAGACGACGCGCTACCCCTGGCGGGCGACGTGGACACGTCCGCTGGCACAGATCGGCATGCACCGTTCGATTGGCGCCGGCTTCCGGCGCTGAATGCGGCCTTGAACGCGACGTCGGGCGTATTGCTCGTCGTGGGGCTGCTGCTGATCAAGGCCGGTCGCGAACGAGCCCATCGCAACATGATGCTGACGGCCTTCGCCGTTTCGGTCGTGTTTCTGGCGTCGTACCTGACCTATCACCAGATGCTCAAGAACCACACCGGCCTGCACGGCGTGCCGTTCAAA
This portion of the Pirellulales bacterium genome encodes:
- a CDS encoding COX15/CtaA family protein; translation: MNDRPAQLDSPWPHRLAVALVTVTFPLIWLGGLVTTHNAGMAVPDWPSTYGYNLFAYPWQTWLFGPFDLLVEHGHRLLGALAGLVTIGLLVAIWRGESRRWVRGLGVLALVGVIGQGLLGGLRVIQDARELAKIHGCVGPAFFALAVALAVITSRRWRKAAPLPAGRAAVGTRTLAWTITLLAYLQLVLGAHLRHLPIGFEWPAFRVVLWFHLVLAGALVALPIMFLVRCHWAHPDRVAVSRPAGLLASLVGVQVALGCATWVTNYGFPAWLQGWSSAAGYTIISESMLQSLVTTAHVAVGSLILATALVAALRSVRWLPAGESVAVASAANARATSTNAPHTRPTVILAGRPNAIGS
- the cyoE gene encoding heme o synthase — its product is MNTSTLTSSAVATEAAAPVLDIESPHASTSWARVADYIELTKPRIALLVLITVAVGAAVAQGGMPPAAVLFNVLLGTALVAASASALNQWIERASDARMQRTAERPLPAGRLAERDVIRFAVITALGGVGYLTLTVGPLTALFGLATWFTYAWIYTPLKSRTSLNTMVGAIAGALPIIMGWTSVGAPLNVGAWTLFVIVYLWQFPHFMAIAWLYRRQYEAAGMQMLTVVDPSGRAAGLQAVVAACVLFPVSLLPAAMRLAGLGYLAGSVVLGLVYLLLSVRFMRRLDEASARSLLRFSVLYLPMLMGMLMAAPLAWNAE
- a CDS encoding ABC transporter ATP-binding protein, producing the protein MERGVNAPAPAVEIDGVSHRYGERLALDRVSLRIAAGELFTLVGPNGGGKSTLFRLAATLIAPQSGTIRIQGFDVRSAALEVRRQIGVVFQSPSLDRHLTVDENLRHQGRLYGLRGYTLADRCDELLARLALADRRHELTGKLSGGLRRRVELAKGLLHRPTVLLLDEPSTGLDPAARGELWQYLSGLRRDEGVTVVATTHLLEEAERADRVAILDSGRLVALDAPGRLRAELGGDYLSIEADQPERLATALRERFGWHVQTVDHRLRIQVSDAQSAMTQILAEYRGQLRSLTLARPTLEDVFIARTGRRFEADREEAA
- a CDS encoding ABC transporter permease, whose amino-acid sequence is MSTPVASLPATTGRRAKTPVWPAIATLAGRELLRFVRQRSRVFGAVAQPALFWALFGAGLGPSFRLPGVAANVAYAEYFFPGVVVLVLLFTAIFTTISIIEDRREGFLQGVLVAPIPRWTMVFGKLAGGALLATGEGLAMLCLAPLAGFSPSLFAVLGAVLLLAVLALALTALGFAIAWQMESTQGFHAVMNLFLMPLWLLSGAFFPAASGPLAWIVRLNPLTYGVGGLRRLLYDGATDRIGADVPALATCWIVSLGLAAGLFVLAWLVAGRRTSGDLV
- a CDS encoding DUF420 domain-containing protein — translated: MNRFRAGCALAVIVACFAATSLAQDEGDGRPAFPQTELQDLVVTPFTLTDSSGQPFDSQSLAGKVWIASFFYSTCPGPCLKLNQAIERLLRDLEDVDVTFVSITVDPATDTPEQLAKYRQNFRAPPDRWRFLTGAEAEIVRVAYEIFRVPADKAAHSEKLILVDPRGKIQGYYHALTDAKVVALKSHVKKLLAGEDDALPLAGDVDTSAGTDRHAPFDWRRLPALNAALNATSGVLLVVGLLLIKAGRERAHRNMMLTAFAVSVVFLASYLTYHQMLKNHTGLHGVPFKGPSPVREAYYALLISHVLLAAAVPVLALRTIYLGLKDRRDAHRRWARWTMPIWLYVSVTGVVIYLMLYHVYPG